The Natronolimnobius baerhuensis DNA segment CTACGAGTTCGGTCACCCTGGACTCGCACCCTCTCCCAGCGAGCACAACATCCAGCGCGCCCTCGCGGGCACCGACACGAGTCAGGACGAGGTTCCTGATACGGTGCTTGACGTGCTTGGCGACGGTGGTCAGTCGTTGAACCAGCCGATTCAGCGCGCGCTCGAGGAACGCATGGACGCGGACTTCTCAAACGTGCGGATTCACACGGGCGCGAAAGCCGCCGAAGCCGCGGATGCAATTGACGCGAAGGCGTTCACCTGTGGCAATGATATTGTGTTCAATTCAGGCGAGTACGATCCGGAGTCTGGTAAGGGTCAGTTTCTGCTCGCACACGAGTTAGCACACGTCAAACAACAAACTGGGGCAGCGATCAGCATGATGCCTCAGGAGGATGCGGATTTGGAAATCGATCCAGATCCACGACTCGAGCGGGAAGCCGACGAGACGGCGAAGCAGGCGCTGTCTGGTGAGGAACCACTGGTTGTGAGTCGGATGGGGACAGACATCCATATTCAGCGAAAGGATTGGAACCACGGCCCATCGAACGCAGAACGGTTGCCGACCGGAGAGGGTCCGGGAGTCGTCGAAGGGTCAGTCGACGAACTGACAACCAAAACCTATCGGTTGACCCAAACAGAGTTAGTAGACCTCGTCGAAGCAGTTGACACACCCGAACAACTGCCAGCCTATATCGACGAAAACGATGTTGGTGTCTCGAGTCGCCTTCAGGATACGATGGGAAGTGAATTCAAGGGAGCAACGACCGGTTGGCAAGTCGGATCAGCGGTCGGGTCGTTTGCCGGTCCAACAGGAACTGTCGCAGGTGGACTCGCGGCGATGCCCGTGGGCTACGTCTTCGCGAAATACTTTGGTGATGAGACTGCTGACCAGATCCAAGAACGAATTCGGAGTCTCCTGGATCTTAATACCGAACAGGAATTTGAACAGAAAGACGAAAGCGACTCCAATGACGATAGTGGGTTCTTGGGGGTATTCTGATAATTATGGATGCATCTATTGAACTGGATAGTACAGAAGGGATTGCGGTTCGGACTACGGATAATCAAGGGATTGAACATCGTATCGAAATGCACCCTAACGGAGAAATCGATTATCACGCTACCGATGGATATCAGAGTGATCCCTCAGATCGAACTACCGTAGAAAACGAACGATTCACGCAAACTCGTCGATATACGAAGTACCATGTAGCTCAAGAAACGGCGCACGAAACCCTCCCGTGGGATCTGAATCCAGATCGGTTCGAGACGGTTCGACAGGCACTGGCAGCACTCTCGAGTGAGGAGATAGAGGAATTGTTCGGCGACTTGCTGGCTCAGAGCCTAAGTCACTATCACGATGAACCCAATGTCGATATCGGTGATATTTCCCGACCTCACGAACTGCCAGCAGACAAAATTGGTCCGGAGGACGCGGTGCTGTACAAGCAGGAGATCTATCTCGATGAGACCGATCAAATAGAGGCGGTCTCGGGTGTGTTGCTCACCTACTACGTCGCGAAAGGCGAGCGTACGACGGTCCGCCACGGCGATGCTCCCGAGCGCGATCCGGATGCCTGCGTTGAGGTCTCACCCGCACCATTGGTCGCGCCGGAACCGTTTCGGGATTTCCTCGTCTACAATTTGCGATGTCAGATCCGCGATTGTTACGTCGGCATGGGGTTAGAACCACCTGAGAAATACAAGGTACTCGGCCCCGGACAGTACCGATTTACTGGCAAGTACCAGCATTTCGACTGCTATCCGAAATACTACAACTACGACGCAGATATTCCCGGCTATCACCACGATTTCGTCCCTGAGCTCCCGATTTCGAAATCGGAACTGGGCGGACTTGTCGATCCAGAACACAGCCAGTCAATTTACTCCCAAATCAAAGGTGCACTCTTCAGTAGATAGGAAACGGAGGTGCATGTGCAACGACGTCCCGGGGAAGCTGTCGTCGAAAAAGTTGGCGGAGTGCTCGAGACCGGCGAAGAGACGGTCGACGATGCCACGAGCAAAACCTATCGTCTCAGCAAGGAAGAATTAATGGACTTGGTCGACTCTGTCGAGACCTCG contains these protein-coding regions:
- a CDS encoding eCIS core domain-containing protein — encoded protein: MGPKKSRTREQQSAEQDEAKDSSSIQRSTQESASHSSSEMGSQGLGTTAETAVHGTNPNRVGDPTPSYEFGHPGLAPSPSEHNIQRALAGTDTSQDEVPDTVLDVLGDGGQSLNQPIQRALEERMDADFSNVRIHTGAKAAEAADAIDAKAFTCGNDIVFNSGEYDPESGKGQFLLAHELAHVKQQTGAAISMMPQEDADLEIDPDPRLEREADETAKQALSGEEPLVVSRMGTDIHIQRKDWNHGPSNAERLPTGEGPGVVEGSVDELTTKTYRLTQTELVDLVEAVDTPEQLPAYIDENDVGVSSRLQDTMGSEFKGATTGWQVGSAVGSFAGPTGTVAGGLAAMPVGYVFAKYFGDETADQIQERIRSLLDLNTEQEFEQKDESDSNDDSGFLGVF